One Defluviimonas aquaemixtae DNA window includes the following coding sequences:
- a CDS encoding arylsulfotransferase family protein, with protein sequence MHAESWRSSPTRSIVNGERLWRFGAFLLLMAGAFSWGVATIKWKLFPHDQLVYLESGFDALTKLDRTKWPHPMIELAPDAQRVDPVLLLGPEPAGDVILMTGGFQYRRDLCPEFGCLAWVMERDGKVLHRWQYDPSKLFDEEKLSGHDGERDVSNIYVQGADIDPDGNLIVTFQTRNMYPYQLAVARFDWIRIDDSHHWPTAGPDGRIYVPMARIERDRAYVAGTKEKLDCKFGAVFQEGVRILSPEGQVLREFWLDEAVRRSDMQGLAYSVRNDCDPYHVNGIALVNEAAAARLEDAREGDLLVSLRSSSALVLLDQDDGRIKHVLTGPMVAQHSPRFLPDGDVVVFDNLGGIDTKAGTRILKLDLVTGEPETLFPRHTDMAGYDLFSEAQGDVELSDDGRRALVAETLGGRVIEFDTISGKPIWSYRSISDVAPYYADEGDRREGPVLALMQTQGARYISRSMLRRLNGG encoded by the coding sequence ATGCACGCCGAATCCTGGCGAAGCTCCCCCACGCGTTCCATCGTCAACGGCGAACGTCTCTGGAGGTTTGGCGCGTTCCTATTGCTCATGGCGGGCGCCTTCAGCTGGGGTGTGGCGACCATCAAGTGGAAACTCTTTCCGCACGATCAGCTCGTGTACCTCGAAAGCGGGTTCGACGCGCTCACAAAGCTGGACAGAACGAAATGGCCACACCCAATGATCGAGCTCGCGCCCGATGCTCAGCGCGTCGACCCGGTATTGCTCCTGGGCCCCGAGCCCGCGGGCGATGTCATCCTGATGACCGGAGGATTTCAGTACCGGCGCGACCTCTGCCCGGAATTCGGTTGCCTCGCCTGGGTCATGGAGCGCGACGGCAAGGTGCTGCACCGCTGGCAATATGATCCGTCCAAGCTCTTCGATGAGGAAAAGCTGTCGGGCCATGACGGGGAGCGCGACGTCTCCAACATCTACGTGCAAGGCGCCGATATTGATCCGGACGGCAACCTGATCGTCACCTTCCAAACGCGCAACATGTATCCGTATCAGCTCGCCGTCGCGCGGTTCGACTGGATACGCATCGACGACAGCCACCATTGGCCGACGGCCGGTCCCGACGGCCGCATCTACGTGCCGATGGCGCGCATCGAGCGCGATCGCGCCTATGTCGCCGGCACCAAAGAAAAGCTGGACTGCAAGTTTGGCGCGGTGTTTCAGGAAGGCGTGCGCATCCTGTCGCCCGAAGGTCAGGTGCTGCGCGAATTCTGGCTAGACGAGGCCGTCCGGCGAAGCGACATGCAGGGCCTCGCCTATTCCGTGCGAAACGATTGCGACCCTTACCATGTCAACGGCATCGCGCTCGTGAACGAGGCGGCAGCCGCCCGTCTCGAGGATGCGCGTGAGGGTGATCTGCTCGTCTCGCTCAGGTCGAGCTCGGCGCTTGTCCTACTCGATCAGGACGATGGGCGCATCAAGCACGTCCTGACTGGTCCCATGGTCGCCCAGCACAGCCCGCGCTTCCTGCCCGATGGCGATGTCGTCGTCTTCGATAATCTCGGCGGCATCGATACGAAGGCGGGGACGCGCATCCTGAAGCTCGACCTTGTGACGGGCGAGCCCGAGACGCTGTTTCCCCGCCACACTGACATGGCCGGCTATGATCTGTTCTCGGAGGCGCAGGGGGACGTCGAACTCAGCGACGACGGTCGCCGGGCGCTGGTCGCGGAAACGCTGGGCGGACGGGTCATCGAGTTCGACACGATATCGGGCAAGCCGATCTGGTCCTATCGGTCGATCAGCGACGTGGCGCCGTACTACGCGGATGAGGGCGACAGGCGCGAAGGCCCGGTCCTTGCGCTGATGCAGACACAGGGCGCACGATACATCAGTCGGTCAATGCTACGGCGGCTGAACGGAGGTTGA
- a CDS encoding antifreeze protein, producing MLHKSRTAATAAVLIAALAAAPAHAWGKKEQNLLKGLAAAAIVGTIIYQSRNNSPAARSYSTQPRYYAAPASRTYQEPTRYKPAPKSSVYSTPAARAFNSYTASERRLIQSRMTDAGYYHGGIDGAFGPMTYRATKALAGDTTGTDQIATVSGAYEFYDLLIR from the coding sequence ATGCTGCACAAATCCCGTACCGCTGCCACGGCCGCCGTGCTGATCGCCGCGCTCGCGGCCGCGCCCGCCCATGCCTGGGGCAAGAAGGAGCAGAACCTGCTGAAGGGCCTCGCCGCCGCCGCGATCGTCGGCACCATCATCTATCAGAGCCGCAACAACAGCCCGGCCGCACGCTCCTACAGCACCCAGCCGCGCTACTACGCGGCGCCCGCGAGCCGCACCTACCAGGAGCCGACGCGCTACAAGCCCGCGCCGAAGTCCTCCGTTTATTCGACGCCCGCGGCGCGTGCCTTCAACAGCTACACCGCCTCGGAACGCCGGTTGATCCAGTCGCGCATGACCGATGCCGGCTACTACCATGGTGGCATCGACGGCGCCTTCGGGCCGATGACCTACCGCGCCACCAAGGCGCTGGCTGGCGACACGACGGGAACCGACCAGATCGCGACGGTGTCAGGCGCCTATGAATTCTACGACCTGCTGATCCGCTGA
- a CDS encoding DUF2141 domain-containing protein: MKQVLGALGLISGLGLACTASAGGIELFVTGFSSDAGMARIVLMEGEAGYRGEMPVTRVASVPIRDGRAEWTADDIAPGRYALIAHHDKDADDDLNRPFLGLPQEPYGYSNGAWTSMGLPAWDAVAFDVGAAPARPSIHLRMNAFAAASQMALVGLPALAAIFGSLVFVRRLRRPATV; encoded by the coding sequence ATGAAACAAGTACTTGGAGCGCTCGGCCTGATCTCCGGTCTGGGTCTTGCCTGCACGGCGAGCGCGGGCGGGATCGAACTCTTCGTCACCGGGTTTTCCAGCGATGCCGGCATGGCCCGCATCGTTCTCATGGAAGGCGAGGCGGGCTATCGTGGCGAGATGCCCGTCACCCGCGTCGCCTCGGTGCCAATCCGGGACGGGCGGGCGGAGTGGACGGCGGACGACATCGCGCCGGGCCGATACGCGCTGATCGCGCATCACGACAAGGATGCCGACGACGACCTGAACCGGCCTTTTCTCGGGCTGCCGCAGGAACCCTACGGCTATTCGAACGGCGCCTGGACCAGCATGGGCCTGCCCGCCTGGGACGCGGTCGCCTTCGACGTCGGCGCCGCGCCGGCGCGGCCGTCCATTCATCTCCGCATGAACGCCTTCGCCGCAGCCTCGCAGATGGCGCTTGTCGGACTTCCCGCGCTCGCCGCGATCTTCGGGAGCCTCGTTTTCGTCCGGCGGCTCCGCCGCCCGGCGACGGTGTAA
- a CDS encoding LytTR family DNA-binding domain-containing protein — protein sequence MIAILVTAALMIWQAGDAVRTGAEFRDQAVFWGASVTVGWLQMILIARGVRSSFGTDRYPGWALLLAQAFIGAAPLTFEVRWLVETIVAPEAGLPAPWVTYLNISVINVVFSLIQYGLIERWPLFRPEMGDAEGGAIVDSVGARRGDMPPTVGMLRRPPEGLSGVIRYLQMEDHYMRVHTDEGSGLVLHRMSDAVEDLADTDGRQVHKSWWVSRTAVEAVRLRGRRRILVATDGAEIPVGRSFERKLRAAGWF from the coding sequence GTGATCGCGATCCTTGTCACCGCCGCGCTGATGATCTGGCAGGCGGGGGACGCGGTACGCACGGGCGCGGAGTTCCGCGATCAGGCTGTGTTTTGGGGCGCGTCGGTCACGGTCGGCTGGCTGCAGATGATCCTCATCGCCCGCGGCGTGCGGTCTTCGTTCGGCACCGACCGCTATCCGGGCTGGGCGCTTCTGCTGGCCCAAGCGTTCATCGGTGCGGCGCCGCTGACCTTCGAGGTGCGCTGGCTGGTCGAGACGATCGTCGCCCCCGAGGCCGGGCTGCCCGCGCCGTGGGTGACCTATCTCAACATATCGGTGATCAACGTGGTGTTTTCACTGATCCAGTACGGGCTTATCGAGCGCTGGCCACTCTTCAGGCCGGAGATGGGCGATGCAGAGGGCGGGGCGATTGTCGATTCCGTCGGCGCGCGCCGAGGCGACATGCCGCCGACCGTGGGGATGCTTCGCCGCCCGCCCGAGGGGCTCTCGGGAGTGATCCGCTATCTGCAGATGGAGGATCACTACATGCGGGTCCATACCGACGAGGGCAGCGGCCTGGTCCTGCATCGGATGAGCGACGCGGTAGAGGATTTGGCGGACACCGACGGCAGGCAGGTTCACAAGTCCTGGTGGGTGTCACGCACCGCAGTCGAAGCGGTCCGCCTCCGGGGCCGCCGGCGCATTCTTGTCGCGACCGACGGGGCCGAGATCCCCGTGGGGCGGTCGTTCGAAAGGAAGCTGCGAGCGGCGGGATGGTTCTAG
- a CDS encoding DUF3775 domain-containing protein, whose translation MLQIAPEKVAHVIVRARELDAKVSPWDASGDVRDADTILEARSGDATEAELREFIGNLNEDEQASLVAVMWIGRETFGADELEEAIETARLEATSPTADYLMGEPLLADHLENGLDALGISVEDAEKGIL comes from the coding sequence ATGCTTCAGATCGCCCCTGAAAAAGTCGCCCACGTTATAGTCCGCGCCCGCGAGCTTGACGCTAAGGTCAGCCCTTGGGATGCCTCCGGCGACGTCCGCGACGCCGACACGATCCTTGAGGCGCGGTCCGGCGACGCAACCGAGGCAGAACTGCGCGAGTTCATCGGAAACTTGAACGAGGACGAGCAGGCCAGCCTCGTCGCCGTGATGTGGATCGGACGCGAGACATTCGGCGCAGACGAACTCGAAGAGGCGATCGAAACCGCGCGCCTCGAAGCCACCTCCCCGACCGCCGACTACCTCATGGGAGAGCCGCTCTTGGCCGACCATTTGGAAAACGGTCTCGACGCGCTTGGAATCTCGGTCGAAGACGCTGAGAAGGGCATTCTCTGA
- a CDS encoding saccharopine dehydrogenase family protein codes for MRIHWCGTGLSARPGLRRLILANHPVTVWNLPIDAAVEAVGDITDDVRAMKSGALDDALEHGDIVVSMLPATMHADLARHCVAHGVHFVSSSYITPDLRELDEPARRAGVAVVNEVGLDPGIDHLMAHDLVAAYRASRAYGPANVISLASYCGGLPAQPNAFRYKFSWSPIGVLRALMAPARSIRDFSELRVHRPWRAVSRYDAPLRLPEAFEVYPNRDSLPYMAEYRFDPAWKVKEFVRGTLRLSGWAEAWQEVFTVLEEGPDDARLEELSDDLWEKHRLDENEPDRAVLAVSLKAERSGVPVWHRTWVLDAEGDVRGSAMARLVSGTVSLAVEAVMAREIPVGLHGAPHDLRLVKRWLDETQHLAQYMQLKVHV; via the coding sequence ATGCGGATTCACTGGTGCGGCACAGGGCTCTCTGCGCGACCCGGGCTCAGGCGGCTGATCCTCGCCAACCATCCGGTGACCGTCTGGAACCTTCCGATCGACGCGGCGGTGGAGGCCGTTGGCGACATCACCGACGACGTCCGCGCGATGAAGTCAGGCGCGCTCGACGACGCGCTCGAGCATGGCGACATCGTGGTCTCGATGCTGCCGGCCACGATGCATGCCGATCTCGCCCGCCATTGTGTCGCCCACGGCGTGCATTTCGTCTCGTCCAGCTACATCACACCGGATCTGCGGGAACTGGACGAACCCGCCCGCCGCGCCGGCGTGGCGGTCGTGAACGAGGTCGGGCTCGATCCCGGCATCGATCACCTAATGGCGCATGATCTCGTCGCGGCCTATCGCGCCTCGCGCGCCTACGGCCCAGCCAACGTCATTTCTTTGGCCTCGTATTGCGGCGGCCTGCCCGCCCAGCCCAACGCCTTCCGCTACAAGTTCTCTTGGTCGCCCATTGGCGTGCTTCGGGCCTTGATGGCGCCCGCGAGGTCGATCCGCGATTTTTCCGAACTGCGGGTCCACCGGCCGTGGCGGGCAGTCAGCCGCTACGATGCACCGCTTCGTCTGCCCGAGGCATTCGAGGTCTACCCCAACCGCGATTCCCTGCCTTATATGGCAGAGTACCGCTTCGACCCCGCCTGGAAGGTGAAGGAGTTCGTGCGCGGCACTCTCCGGCTCTCCGGATGGGCGGAAGCATGGCAGGAGGTCTTCACCGTACTGGAGGAGGGGCCTGACGACGCGCGCCTCGAGGAGCTGTCAGACGACCTGTGGGAGAAACACCGCCTGGATGAGAACGAGCCAGACCGCGCAGTGCTCGCCGTGTCGCTGAAGGCGGAACGGTCAGGCGTGCCGGTCTGGCACCGGACCTGGGTTCTTGACGCCGAGGGCGATGTCCGCGGCTCGGCCATGGCTCGGCTTGTATCGGGGACCGTCTCGCTTGCGGTCGAGGCCGTGATGGCGCGCGAAATCCCCGTGGGGCTCCACGGCGCGCCCCATGACCTGCGTCTGGTGAAACGGTGGCTTGACGAAACTCAGCACCTCGCGCAGTACATGCAACTCAAAGTGCATGTGTAG